The Canis lupus dingo isolate Sandy chromosome 26, ASM325472v2, whole genome shotgun sequence genome has a segment encoding these proteins:
- the SELENOM gene encoding selenoprotein M, giving the protein MRLPLPPPPLLLLLAALAAAVTTFRPDWNRLHGLARARVETCGGUQLNRLKEVKAFVTQDIPLYHNLVMKHLPGADPELVLLGHHYEELERIPLSEMTREEINELVQELGFYRKAAPDEAVPPEYLRAPARPAEGAPDRADL; this is encoded by the exons ATGCGCCTCCCGCTGCCTCCGCCgcccctgctgctgctcctcgCGGCACTCGCGGCCGCCGTCACCACCTTTCGGCCCGACTGGAACCGTCTGCACGGCCTGGCCCGCGCTCGGGTAGAG ACCTGTGGGGGATGACAGCTGAATCGCCTAAAGGAG GTGAAGGCCTTTGTCACCCAGGACATCCCTTTATA TCACAACCTGGTAATGAAACACCTCCCAGGGGCTGACCCAGAGCTCGTCCTCCTGGGCCACCACTACGAAGAACTGGAG CGAATCCCACTCAGCGAAATGACCCGGGAGGAGATCAATGAGCTGGTGCAGGAGCTCGGCTTCTACCGCAAGGCGGCGCCCGACGAAGCTGTTCCCCCCGAGTACCTGCGGGCGCCCGCCAGGCCCGCAGAAGGCGCTCCGGACCGCGCTGATCTTTAA
- the INPP5J gene encoding phosphatidylinositol 4,5-bisphosphate 5-phosphatase A → MEGQSSSGSRRPGTRAGLGPLPVPVPHGVSQTGAPSKVDSSFQLPSKNAAPAPSEPRLALAAVGPRAAVPPSTEGPRLALASPRPILAPLSTPGGQKTAPARRSSSLAPTSVGQLVVSASAGPKPPAVTSGSVLAPTSLGQLVISASAGPRPPPATLRPRLSPTSRDQKQVPPASVGPKPALAASGLSLALASEEQHSQPPSNSSPVPSPVLSSSQEQALAPASVTSASTSVGQTPAKQKAAPAPKPLPSSEAHLQPSAPASGPTGSTSLIQSPPDPRISPSFRARPEAPRSSPEDPVLPRPPQTLPLDVGQGPPEPATRSPGLLSPTFRPGSSSAQTVPPPLPKPPRSPSRSPSRSPNRSPCVPPAPETALPRPGSQGVGHSGHLSPSLQHRETPAPVTTSPSTSTSSSSWSAQPTCKSDPGFWITVVTWNVGTAMPPDDVTSLLHLGSSGDDSDGADMIAIGLQEVNSMINKRLKDALFTDQWSELFMDALAPFNFVLVSTVRMQGVILLLFAKYYHLPFLRDVQTDCTRTGLGGYWGNKGGVSVRLAAFGHMLCFLNCHLPAHMDKAEQRKDNFQTILSLQQFPGPGAHGILDHDLVFWFGDLNFRIESYDLHFVKFAIDSDQLHQLWEKDQLNMAKSTWPILKGFQEGPLNFAPTFKFDVGTNKYDTSAKKRKPAWTDRILWKVKAPGVGPSPSGRESHRLQVTQHSYRSHMEYTVSDHKPVAAQFVLQFAYRDDVPLVRLEVADEWVRPEQAVVRYRIETVFARSSWDWIGLYRVGFRHCKDYVAYVWAKHEDVDGNIYQVTFSEESLPKGHGDFILGYYSHTHSILIGVTEPFQISLPTSELASSSTDSSSASSEDEDDSTLELLAPKSRSPSPGKSKRHRSRSPGLARFPGLALRPSSRERRGASRSPSPQSRRLPRVAPDKGNDGGSRGSSEEGPSGLPGPWAFPPSVPRSLGLLPALRLETVDPGGGGSWGPNREAPAPSSLSTSPQGRQGLEEGGLGP, encoded by the exons ATGGAGGGCCAGAGCAGCAGTGGCAGTAGGAGGCCAGGGACCCGGGCTGGCCTAGGTCCCCTGCCCGTGCCTGTGCCCCATGGGGTTTCCCAAACTGGGGCACCCTCCAAG GTGGACTCAAGTTTTCAACTCCCATCGAAGAATGCAGCCCCGGCACCCTCAGAACCGAGATTGGCCCTAGCAGCCGTGGGGCCACGAGCGGCTGTGCCACCTTCCACAGAGGGGCCCAGGTTGGCTCTGGCATCTCCCCGACCCATCCTGGCTCCGCTGTCTACCCCCGGAGGACAGAAGACAGCTCCTGCCCGCCGCAGCTCCAGCCTGGCTCCAACATCTGTGGGCCAGTTAGTCGTGTCTGCCTCGGCTGGGCCAAAGCCTCCTGCGGTGACCTCAGGCTCGGTCCTGGCTCCGACATCCCTGGGGCAGCTAGTGATATCTGCCTCAGCGGGGCCGAGGCCTCCCCCAGCCACCCTGCGGCCCAGGCTGTCTCCAACATCCAGGGACCAGAAGCAGGTGCCACCTGCCTCCGTGGGACCCAAGCCAGCACTGGCTGCCTCAGGCCTGAGCCTGGCCCTGGCATCTGAGGAGCAACACTCACAGCCCCCCTCCAACTCTTCCCCAGTGCCCAGTCCAGTCTTGTCGTCCTCTCAAGAACAGGCCCTGGCTCCAGCTTCTGTGACCTCAGCCTCGACCTCTGTGGGACAGACGCCAGCTAAACAGAAGGCTGCCCCAGCTCCTAAACCTCTCCCCTCTTCTGAAGCGCATCTGCAGCCTTCAGCTCCGGCCTCTGGTCCCACAGGCTCCACATCCTTGATCCAAAGCCCCCCAGACCCCCGGATCTCCCCCTCATTCAGAGCCCGGCCTGAGGCCCCCCGTAGCAGCCCTGAGGATCCTGTCCTGCCCCGGCCACCCCAGACGCTACCCCTGGATGTGGGCCAGGGCCCTCCAGAGCCTGCCACCCGTTCCCCAGGACTTCTGTCCCCCACCTTCCGGCCAGGGTCCTCCTCAGCCCAGACTGTGCCCCCACCTCTACCCAAGCCACCCCGGTCTCCCAGCCGTTCCCCCAGTCGCTCCCCCAACCGCTCCCCCTGTGTCCCCCCGGCCCCTGAGACAGCCCTCCCCAGGCCTGGCAGCCAGGGTGTGGGGCATAGTGGGCACTTGAGCCCCAGCCTTCAGCATCGAGAAACTCCAGCTCCAGtcaccacctccccttctacctccACCTCATCATCCTCTTGGTCAGCTCAGCCTACCTGCAAGAGCGACCCTGGCTTCTG GATCACTGTGGTCACATGGAACGTGGGCACTGCCATGCCCCCTGATGACGTCACATCCCTCCTCCACCTGGGCAGCAGTGGCGATGACAGTGATGGGGCAGACATGATTGCCATAGG ATTGCAGGAAGTCAACTCCATGATCAACAAGCGGCTCAAGGACGCGCTCTTCACAGACCAGTGGAGCGAGCTCTTCATGGACGCACTGGCACCCTTCAACTTCGTGCTG GTGAGCACCGTGCGGATGCAGGGCGTCATCCTGCTGCTGTTCGCCAAGTACTACCATCTGCCCTTCCTGAGGGACGTGCAGACGGACTGCACGCGCACTGGCCTGGGTGGCTATTGG GGCAACAAGGGTGGAGTGAGTGTGCGACTGGCCGCCTTCGGGCACATGCTCTGCTTCTTGAACTGCCACTTGCCTGCACACATGGACAAAGCAGAGCAGCGCAAGGACAACTTCCAGACCATCCTTAGCCTCCAGCAGTTCCCGGGGCCTGGGGCACACGGCATCCTGGATCATGA CCTCGTGTTCTGGTTTGGGGACCTCAACTTCCGCATCGAGAGCTATGACCTGCACTTCGTCAAGTTTGCCATTGACAGCGACCAGCTCCACCAGCTCTGGGAGAAGGACCAG CTCAACATGGCCAAGAGCACCTGGCCCATCCTGAAGGGCTTCCAGGAGGGGCCCCTCAACTTTGCGCCCACCTTCAAATTTGATGTGGGTACTAACAAATATGACACCAG TGCCAAGAAGCGGAAGCCAGCCTGGACAGACCGTATCCTGTGGAAGGTCAAGGCTCCAGGAGTGGGTCCCAGCCCCTCAGGACGGGAAAGCCATCGGCTCCAGGTGACCCAGCACAGCTACCGCAGCCACATGGAATACACTGTCAGTGACCATAAGCCCGTGGCCGCCCAGTTTGTCCTGCAG TTTGCTTACAGGGACGACGTGCCACTAGTGCGGCTGGAGGTGGCTGATGAGTGGGTGCGGCCCGAGCAGGCCGTGGTGAGGTACCGCATCGAGACTGTGTTCGCCCGCAGCTCCTGGGACTGGATTGGCTTGTACCGG GTAGGTTTCCGCCACTGCAAGGACTACGTGGCTTATGTCTGGGCCAAACACGAGGATGTGGATGGGAACATCTACCAG GTGACCTTCAGTGAGGAGTCATTGCCCAAGGGCCATGGAGATTTCATACTGGGCTATTACAGCCACACACACAGCATCCTCATCGGTGTCACTGAGCCCTTCCAG ATCTCGCTGCCTACCTCGGAGTTGGCCAGCAGCAGCACAGATAGCTCAAGTGCCAGCTCAGAGGATGAAGATGACAGTACCCTGGAGCTGCTTGCACCCAAGtcccgcagccccagccctggcaaGTCCAAGAGACACCGTAGCCGCAGCCCAGGCCTGGCCCGCTTCCCTGGCCTTGCCCTGCGGCCTTCATCCCGTGAACGCCGTGGTGCCAGCCGCAGCCCCTCACCCCAGAGCCGCCGCCTGCCCCGGGTGGCTCCTGACAAGGGCAATGATGGTGGCAGCCGGGGCAGTAGTGAGGAGGGACCCTCTGGGCTGCCTGGTCCTTGGGCCTTCCCACCATCTGTGCCTCGAAGCCTGGGCTTGCTGCCTGCCTTGCGACTGGAAACCGTCGACCCTGGTGGTGGTGGCTCCTGGGGACCCAATCGGGAGGCCCCAGCCCCTAGTAGCCTGTCTACTAGTCCTCAGGGCCgacaggggctggaggaagggggtCTGGGGCCATGA
- the PLA2G3 gene encoding group 3 secretory phospholipase A2, producing MGVPVALLGMLSFLGVAVGGSSDLLWDSTSCHLARPIPGNSLGTLSFLGKDAQGLALFHTHWDRQGRLQACSRQDEPELTAAFSALCAGEITRGSFIHTPGPKLQRTLATLQSQWGACRGPEEHPAGAREKRAAGARDEKAELSGAPGSIGHQRVKRGWTIPGTLWCGVGDSAGNSSELGVFQGPDLCCREHDRCPQHISPLQYNYGIRNYRFHTISHCDCDTRFRQCLQNQQDSISDIMGVAFFNVLEIPCFVLEEQEACVAWYWWGGCRTYGSVPLARLQPRTFYNASWSSLATPPSPSLQSPAPSKPRQKQRPLKRPPQRKGSKRPNKTNTTALQVPVASIKPDISPTAWLEVTHPGLQGSQNGLKPQDARRACRSFHRLDQCEQQIGPQETKFQLLNSAHEPIFHCNCTRRLARFLRLHSPPAGTNMLWELLGMTCFELASPLDCAEGKGCSRDPKAIKVSARHLRRLQKRRLQVWGVGTGEGQVRPSDHTRAPISFYDRCLQLTQAA from the exons ATGGGGGTTCCAGTAGCGCTGTTAGGGATGCTGAGCTTCCTGGGAGTGGCTGTGGGGGGCTCCTCTGACCTTCTCTGGGACAGCACCTCTTGCCACCTGGCCAGGCCCATCCCTGGCAACTCCTTGGGgactctgagctttctgggcaagGATGCCCAGGGACTGGCCCTGTTCCACACTCACTGGGACAGGCAGGGGAGGCTGCAAGCGTGTAGCCGGCAAGATGAGCCAGAGCTCACCGCAGCCTTCAGTGCCCTCTGTGCTGGGGAGATCACCCGGGGCTCCTTCATCCACACCCCTGGACCCAAGCTGCAGAGAACCCTGGCCACGCTTCAGAGTCAGTGGGGGGCCTGCCGAGGGCCTGAAGAGCATCCAGCAGGGGCTAGGGAGAAGCGAGCAGCAGGGGCCAGGGACGAGAAAGCAGAACTGAGTGGAGCACCTGGCAGCATAGGACACCAGCGGGTGAAGAGAGGCTGGACCATTCCTGGCACGCTGTGGTGTGGAGTAGGGGATTCTGCTGGGAACTCCTCGGAGCTGG GGGTCTTCCAAGGTCCTGATCTCTGCTGCCGGGAACACGACCGCTGCCCACAGCACATCTCGCCCCTCCAGTACAACTATGGCATCCGAAACTACCGATTCCACACCATCTCCCACTGTGACTGTGATACGAG GTTCCGGCAATGCCTGCAGAACcagcaggactccatctcagacATCATGGGAGTGGCCTTCTTCAACGTGCTGGAGATCCCCTGCTTCGtgctggaggagcaggaggcGTGTGTGGCGTGGTACTGGTGGGGAGG GTGTAGAACGTATGGCTCCGTACCCCTTGcccgcctccagcccaggacctTCTACAATGCCTCCTGGAGCTCCCTGGCCACCCCTCCAagtcccagcctccagagcccaGCCCCCAGCAAGCCTCGACAGAAGCAGCGTCCTCTGAAGCGGCCACCACAACGGAAAGGGTCTAAGCGTCCCAACAAAACCAACACTACAGCTCTCCAGGTCCCCGTGGCCTCCATCAAACCTGATATATCTCCCACAGCCTGGCTGGAGGTCACCCATCCAGGCCTCCAGGGGTCACAGAATGGCCTCAAACCTCAGG ATGCCCGCCGGGCCTGCCGCAGCTTCCACCGCCTGGATCAGTGTGAACAGCAGATCGGGCCTCAGGAAACCAAATTCCAGCTACTCAATAGCGCCCATGAGCCCATCTTCCACTGCAACTGCACGCGTCG TCTGGCACGTTTCCTGAGGCTCCACAGCCCGCCTGCGGGCACCAACATGCTTTGGGAGCTGCTAGGCATGACCTGCTTCGAGCTGGCCTCTCCACTGGACTGTGCTGAGGGCAAGGG CTGTTCCAGAGACCCTAAAGCCATCAAGGTGTCAGCCCGACACTTGCGGCGACTTCAAAAGAGGCGGCTCCAGGTCTGGGGTGTGGGCACAGGTGAAGGGCAGGTGCGGCCTTCAGATCACACAAGAGCCCCCATATCGTTCTATGACCGCTGCCTGCAGCTGACCCAGGCAGCCTGA